The following proteins come from a genomic window of Vallitaleaceae bacterium 9-2:
- a CDS encoding flavin reductase family protein, whose translation MSVEKIERKEVLYTRHLKELLEQIPKGAFLTVKTQDKINTMTIGWATSGVMWGRQVLVIGVRPSRYSYEGIDMDKEFTVSIPMNQKLKKEITYCGTHSGRDVDKFENCNIHALEGHKVDVPIIEECGLHYECRVIAKHQLIPEYIDQTINDRYYPEGDYHMIFYGEILSSYRID comes from the coding sequence ATGTCAGTAGAAAAGATTGAACGAAAAGAAGTACTTTATACGAGACACTTAAAAGAGTTGCTCGAGCAGATTCCAAAAGGCGCCTTTTTAACCGTCAAAACGCAAGATAAAATCAATACAATGACTATTGGATGGGCTACGTCAGGTGTTATGTGGGGGCGTCAGGTTTTAGTTATAGGCGTGCGTCCTAGCCGATATAGCTATGAAGGCATTGATATGGATAAAGAATTTACGGTGAGTATTCCAATGAATCAAAAATTGAAAAAAGAAATCACCTATTGCGGCACCCATTCAGGAAGAGATGTAGATAAATTTGAAAATTGTAATATCCATGCATTAGAGGGGCATAAAGTCGATGTTCCTATCATTGAGGAATGTGGATTGCATTATGAGTGTCGTGTAATTGCCAAGCATCAACTTATTCCAGAATATATCGATCAGACAATTAATGATCGATATTATCCTGAAGGAGATTACCATATGATTTTTTATGGT
- the thrC gene encoding threonine synthase — translation MKKIVYNSTRGNEKNVESSYAIVKGLANDGGLFVPNAIPKLQKSFEELKSMSYQEIACYVLGEFLTDFTEEEVSHCVYSAYDEKFDTKDIAPIVKKDGYYYLELFHGSTIAFKDMALSILPYLMTTAAKKQGITNEIAILTATSGDTGKAALAGFQDVAGTKIIVFYPKNGVSKIQERQMVTSEGNNTLVVGIDGNFDDAQNGVKAIFNDQVFNQNLESLGVQLSSANSINIGRLLPQVVYYVYSYSRLLNDRELDLGEPMNVVVPTGNFGNILAAYYAKEMGVPIKKLICASNDNKVLYDFFATGNYDRRREFLLTISPSMDILISSNLERLLYAVADEDAATVQQLMDNLLGEGHYTITEDMKANLSDFFPAFATQTMTMQAIKEEFEATNYMLDPHTAVAKAAYDTYIDATKDTTKTLIVSTASPYKFTKSTLSALDQRYEKMDDFDLLHELYAISNVEIPKAVKDIDKRPILHTTICKKEAMAETVLNFMQKNRKIKMLEETRCQ, via the coding sequence ATGAAAAAAATAGTATATAATAGTACTCGAGGAAATGAAAAAAATGTTGAGTCGTCATATGCCATTGTCAAAGGATTGGCGAATGATGGCGGATTATTTGTTCCAAATGCGATTCCAAAACTTCAAAAAAGTTTTGAAGAATTAAAATCGATGTCCTATCAAGAAATTGCATGCTATGTGTTAGGAGAATTTCTGACAGATTTTACGGAGGAAGAAGTCTCCCACTGTGTATACAGTGCCTATGATGAAAAATTTGATACGAAAGACATTGCACCGATTGTCAAGAAGGATGGATATTATTATTTGGAATTATTTCATGGATCAACGATTGCATTTAAAGATATGGCCTTATCAATTTTACCTTATTTAATGACAACTGCAGCAAAAAAGCAAGGAATAACCAATGAGATTGCTATTTTAACGGCAACATCCGGAGATACAGGAAAAGCTGCTTTAGCAGGTTTTCAGGATGTGGCAGGAACAAAAATCATTGTTTTTTATCCGAAAAATGGTGTGTCAAAAATTCAAGAGCGTCAAATGGTCACCAGCGAAGGCAACAATACATTAGTTGTTGGCATTGACGGTAATTTTGATGATGCACAAAATGGTGTGAAAGCTATTTTTAATGATCAAGTGTTTAATCAAAATTTAGAATCGCTAGGTGTACAGCTTTCAAGTGCAAATTCAATTAATATTGGACGTTTATTGCCTCAGGTAGTATATTATGTATATAGCTATAGCCGTCTTTTAAATGACAGAGAACTTGATTTGGGAGAGCCTATGAATGTAGTCGTGCCAACGGGGAACTTTGGCAATATATTGGCAGCATATTATGCAAAAGAAATGGGTGTACCTATCAAAAAACTGATTTGCGCATCAAATGACAACAAAGTTCTATACGATTTCTTTGCGACAGGAAACTATGATCGACGAAGAGAATTTTTATTGACGATTTCACCGTCAATGGATATTTTAATTTCTAGTAACTTAGAACGTCTACTTTATGCAGTTGCAGATGAAGATGCAGCAACGGTACAGCAGTTGATGGACAACCTTTTAGGGGAAGGACATTATACCATTACTGAAGATATGAAAGCGAACTTATCAGATTTCTTCCCAGCATTTGCGACACAGACAATGACGATGCAGGCTATCAAAGAAGAATTTGAAGCGACAAACTACATGCTAGACCCACATACAGCAGTGGCAAAGGCAGCATATGACACATATATAGATGCAACAAAGGATACAACAAAAACACTCATTGTATCTACAGCAAGCCCATATAAATTCACAAAAAGTACATTGTCCGCTTTAGATCAACGTTATGAAAAGATGGATGATTTTGACTTGCTCCATGAATTATATGCAATTTCAAATGTAGAAATACCCAAAGCGGTCAAAGATATTGATAAGCGTCCTATTTTACATACGACGATATGCAAAAAAGAAGCGATGGCAGAGACCGTATTAAATTTTATGCAAAAAAATAGAAAAATCAAAATGTTGGAGGAGACTAGATGTCAGTAG
- a CDS encoding cell wall hydrolase yields MNFFKKLFDFLFHKNHTISKKIYTFGCVIVTACIVSVFVLGSNGYLVNVYSATNQEEQENISKEKELDELEMDVENEDEIVLLLDRTLYSHPIMSLDSRSTIQGIDAPSNEKVLSIMKEESGKEQLSTQSITSDKKTLEDLEDELLEGMTYVGYEPIIEYRDPVELSETDYNVLLRIVEAEVGTEDLFNRTIIANAIINRMYDTSYPDTIEGVVFQNNGKIYQFSPILDGRYYDVKITSETKKAVEIAMAGIDNSGGALSFVNRNITSAKNMRWFDTKLQFVTKYGVVEFFKAK; encoded by the coding sequence ATGAATTTTTTTAAAAAGTTGTTTGATTTTTTGTTTCATAAAAATCACACGATATCAAAAAAGATATATACTTTTGGCTGCGTAATCGTTACGGCTTGTATTGTAAGTGTTTTCGTTTTAGGGTCCAATGGTTACCTGGTTAATGTATACAGTGCCACAAACCAAGAAGAACAAGAAAACATTTCTAAAGAAAAAGAACTTGATGAACTGGAAATGGATGTTGAAAATGAGGATGAAATCGTTCTGCTGCTAGATCGAACCCTTTATAGCCATCCCATCATGAGTTTAGATTCACGTTCGACAATACAAGGCATCGATGCACCCAGCAATGAAAAAGTGTTGTCTATTATGAAAGAAGAAAGTGGAAAAGAGCAATTATCCACACAATCAATCACGAGTGATAAAAAAACGCTTGAGGATTTAGAGGATGAGCTACTAGAAGGAATGACGTATGTTGGCTACGAACCGATTATAGAATATCGTGACCCTGTGGAACTATCAGAGACAGATTATAATGTATTATTACGTATTGTTGAAGCAGAGGTTGGAACAGAAGATTTATTTAACCGAACAATTATCGCCAATGCGATTATTAACCGTATGTATGACACGTCTTATCCAGATACGATTGAAGGCGTGGTCTTTCAAAACAATGGAAAAATTTATCAGTTTTCGCCAATCTTAGACGGGCGTTACTATGATGTCAAAATTACCAGTGAAACTAAAAAAGCTGTTGAAATTGCAATGGCAGGCATTGATAATAGCGGTGGGGCATTATCCTTTGTAAACCGTAATATAACAAGTGCCAAAAACATGCGGTGGTTTGACACAAAACTTCAATTTGTCACCAAATATGGTGTTGTAGAATTCTTCAAAGCAAAATAA
- a CDS encoding ATP-dependent Clp protease ATP-binding subunit, with protein sequence MKCSVCKENTAVVFITKMTENKPERVGLCLPCASKQGISPIEQMMQQSGMSSEEFDNINQQMMQMFEDPDISDSINNFMSQMADGQTPEDMSQMLGAFAGNMHPKEGEDFSEDAKFSEDDASDVEADESKHFGNLFGKKQTKVKEKTSKNKRKNLDAFGINLTAKAKLGEVDRIIGRHREIDRVIQILNRRQKNNPVLIGEPGVGKTAIAEGLAVRIVEKQVPVKLLDAEIYLLDLTALVAGTQFRGQFEGRMKAIINEAKTSGNIILVIDEVHNITGAGEAESGAMNAANILKPALARGDVQIIGATTLEEYRKHIEKDTALERRFQSVLVEEPSEEEAIEMILGIKDYYEDYHKVHISDEIIESAVQMSKRYIHDRYLPDKAIDVLDEAGSRANLKNKGLVELEALKNQLTKVINEKEEAANQDDFEKAADCRVEELRLTDKIHQLEVTCESVSITQEDIAYVIEAWTRIPVQSITEEEKYKLLNLENRLKRRVKGQEHAVDILARTIRRNRSGFRKRFKPSSFIFVGPTGVGKTELTKSLAEELFGDEAAMIRFDMSEFMEKHTVSKLIGAPPGYVGYDQAGQLTEKVRRRPYCVILLDEIEKAHPDVYNLLLQILEDGRLTDSQGRNVNFENTVIIMTSNAGTTNKGATIGFNSDTSQAMDLHELNALKEFFRPEFLNRIDETIIFKSLSKTVLREIVDVMIKDVNLTANERKINLTVTEEAKDYLVEIGFDEKYGARPLRRAIGKHIEDEMAELYIKSIIDEGSSVLVDYDGEKITVKAV encoded by the coding sequence ATGAAATGCTCAGTATGTAAAGAAAATACAGCTGTTGTATTTATAACAAAAATGACAGAAAACAAACCGGAACGTGTGGGGCTTTGCTTGCCATGTGCTAGTAAACAGGGTATTAGTCCAATAGAACAAATGATGCAGCAAAGCGGCATGAGTTCGGAAGAATTTGACAATATAAATCAACAAATGATGCAGATGTTTGAAGACCCGGACATTAGTGATTCAATTAATAATTTTATGAGTCAAATGGCGGATGGACAAACACCAGAAGATATGTCCCAGATGTTAGGAGCATTTGCGGGAAATATGCACCCTAAAGAAGGGGAAGATTTTTCTGAAGATGCGAAGTTTTCAGAAGATGATGCTTCGGATGTGGAAGCTGATGAAAGTAAACATTTTGGCAACTTATTTGGGAAAAAACAGACGAAAGTTAAAGAAAAGACATCCAAAAACAAACGTAAAAACTTGGATGCTTTTGGTATTAACTTAACTGCGAAGGCAAAACTTGGCGAAGTGGATCGTATTATTGGACGGCATCGTGAAATCGATCGGGTGATTCAAATTTTAAACCGACGACAAAAAAATAATCCGGTACTCATTGGAGAGCCAGGCGTAGGTAAAACGGCTATTGCAGAAGGGTTAGCGGTACGTATAGTTGAAAAACAAGTGCCGGTAAAATTACTGGATGCAGAGATTTACTTGTTAGATTTAACCGCTTTAGTTGCAGGAACTCAGTTTCGCGGTCAATTTGAAGGGCGTATGAAAGCGATTATCAATGAAGCAAAGACAAGTGGCAATATTATTCTTGTTATCGATGAAGTCCATAATATCACTGGAGCTGGAGAAGCAGAAAGTGGTGCAATGAATGCTGCTAATATTTTAAAACCGGCACTTGCACGCGGTGATGTTCAAATTATCGGTGCAACAACACTGGAAGAATATCGTAAGCATATTGAGAAGGATACAGCACTTGAGCGGCGTTTTCAATCGGTTCTTGTAGAAGAACCTTCAGAAGAAGAAGCAATCGAGATGATACTCGGTATTAAGGATTATTATGAAGACTATCATAAAGTCCATATTTCTGATGAAATAATCGAAAGTGCGGTGCAAATGTCAAAACGCTATATCCATGACCGCTATTTACCGGATAAGGCAATTGATGTTCTTGATGAAGCGGGTTCTCGCGCCAACCTCAAAAATAAAGGGCTCGTTGAACTTGAAGCCCTTAAAAACCAACTTACAAAAGTCATTAACGAAAAAGAAGAGGCGGCAAATCAAGATGACTTTGAAAAAGCAGCGGATTGTCGTGTTGAAGAATTACGTCTTACAGACAAAATCCATCAATTGGAAGTGACGTGTGAGAGTGTATCCATTACACAAGAAGATATTGCTTATGTCATTGAAGCATGGACAAGAATTCCGGTACAAAGCATTACAGAAGAAGAAAAATATAAATTACTTAATTTGGAGAATCGATTAAAGCGACGAGTTAAAGGCCAAGAACATGCCGTAGATATTCTGGCACGAACAATACGTCGCAATCGCTCTGGATTTAGGAAGCGCTTTAAACCAAGTTCATTTATTTTTGTTGGACCGACAGGAGTAGGTAAGACCGAACTTACAAAAAGTTTGGCAGAAGAACTGTTTGGCGATGAGGCAGCGATGATTCGCTTTGATATGTCGGAATTTATGGAAAAACACACGGTATCTAAATTGATCGGAGCGCCTCCAGGATATGTAGGATATGACCAAGCTGGACAGTTAACTGAAAAAGTTCGACGACGACCCTATTGTGTCATTTTGCTAGATGAAATTGAAAAGGCACATCCGGATGTATATAACTTATTGTTGCAAATACTTGAAGACGGTCGATTAACCGATAGTCAAGGGCGCAATGTGAATTTTGAAAACACGGTCATTATCATGACGTCTAATGCAGGAACAACGAATAAAGGAGCAACGATTGGCTTTAATAGTGACACAAGTCAAGCAATGGACTTGCATGAACTTAATGCACTCAAAGAGTTCTTTAGACCTGAGTTTCTTAATCGTATTGATGAGACCATTATATTTAAATCCCTTTCAAAAACTGTTTTGCGAGAAATTGTTGATGTAATGATAAAGGATGTTAACCTTACTGCTAATGAAAGAAAAATCAATCTGACAGTGACCGAAGAAGCCAAAGACTATTTGGTGGAGATTGGCTTTGATGAAAAATATGGTGCGAGACCACTTAGAAGAGCCATTGGAAAACATATTGAAGATGAAATGGCAGAATTATACATTAAAAGCATTATCGATGAAGGCAGCAGTGTTTTGGTGGATTACGACGGTGAAAAAATAACTGTTAAAGCAGTATAG